In one window of Ruminococcus hominis DNA:
- the ilvD gene encoding dihydroxy-acid dehydratase, with the protein MRSDTVTKGMQQAPHRSLFNALGLTKEELERPLIGVVSSYNEIVPGHMNLDKITEAVKLGVAMAGGTPIMVPAIAVCDGIAMGHIGMKYSLVTRDLIADSTEALAMAHQFDGLVMIPNCDKNVPGLLMAAARVNIPTIFVSGGPMLAGHVKGEKRSLSSMFEAVGSYAAGKMTEEDVCEFENKVCPTCGSCSGMYTANSMNCLTEVLGMGLPGNGTIPAVYSARIQLAKHAGMQVMELVRNNIRPRDIMTEDAILNALTVDMALGCSTNSMLHIPAIAHEIGMDFEIDFANGISEKTPNLCHLAPAGPTYMEDLNEAGGVPAVMNELNKKGLLHTDCLTVTGKTVGENIAGAVNRNPEVIRPIDNPYTPTGGLAVLKGNLAPDGSVVKRSAVVDEMLVHEGPARVFDCEDDAIAAIKGGKIKAGDVVVIRYEGPKGGPGMREMLNPTSAIAGMGLGSSVALITDGRFSGASRGASIGHVSPEAAVGGPIALVEEGDIIKINIPELSIQLDVSEEELAERKSKWVPREPKVKTGYLARYASMVTSGNRGAILEVPKNN; encoded by the coding sequence ATGAGAAGTGATACAGTAACGAAAGGTATGCAGCAGGCACCACATCGTTCTTTGTTTAACGCACTTGGATTAACGAAGGAAGAATTAGAACGCCCATTGATTGGAGTTGTAAGTTCTTATAATGAGATTGTTCCGGGACATATGAATCTGGATAAGATTACAGAAGCCGTAAAATTAGGAGTTGCAATGGCTGGCGGTACGCCAATTATGGTTCCTGCAATTGCAGTGTGCGACGGAATTGCTATGGGACATATCGGTATGAAATATTCTCTGGTAACAAGAGATTTGATAGCAGATTCGACAGAAGCACTTGCAATGGCACACCAGTTTGATGGTTTGGTTATGATTCCAAACTGTGATAAAAACGTGCCGGGATTACTTATGGCAGCTGCAAGAGTAAATATTCCTACTATTTTTGTAAGTGGAGGACCAATGCTCGCAGGTCATGTAAAGGGCGAAAAAAGAAGTTTGTCAAGTATGTTCGAAGCAGTCGGTTCTTATGCAGCAGGTAAGATGACAGAAGAAGATGTCTGTGAATTTGAAAATAAAGTTTGTCCGACATGCGGATCATGTTCAGGAATGTATACAGCAAACAGTATGAACTGTCTAACAGAAGTTCTTGGTATGGGGCTTCCTGGAAATGGAACAATCCCAGCGGTTTATTCTGCAAGAATTCAGCTTGCAAAACATGCAGGAATGCAGGTAATGGAGCTTGTGAGAAATAATATCCGACCAAGAGATATTATGACAGAGGATGCAATTTTGAATGCATTGACAGTAGATATGGCGTTGGGCTGCTCTACAAATAGTATGCTTCATATTCCTGCAATCGCGCATGAGATTGGAATGGATTTTGAGATTGATTTTGCAAATGGAATCAGCGAGAAAACACCAAATCTTTGTCATCTTGCACCGGCAGGTCCGACATATATGGAAGACTTGAATGAAGCAGGCGGTGTTCCTGCTGTGATGAATGAATTAAATAAAAAAGGACTTCTTCATACAGATTGTTTAACAGTCACAGGAAAAACGGTTGGAGAGAATATTGCCGGAGCAGTAAATAGAAATCCGGAAGTTATACGCCCGATTGATAATCCATATACTCCAACAGGAGGTTTAGCAGTTTTAAAAGGCAATCTTGCACCGGATGGAAGTGTTGTGAAACGTTCAGCCGTTGTTGATGAAATGTTGGTACATGAGGGGCCGGCAAGAGTATTTGATTGTGAAGATGATGCTATCGCAGCAATTAAAGGAGGTAAAATTAAAGCTGGGGATGTTGTTGTGATTCGCTATGAAGGTCCAAAGGGTGGCCCGGGAATGCGTGAAATGTTGAACCCTACATCTGCAATTGCAGGAATGGGGTTGGGTTCCTCAGTAGCACTGATCACAGATGGTCGTTTCAGTGGTGCTTCCAGAGGTGCTTCTATCGGACATGTTTCTCCGGAAGCAGCAGTTGGCGGACCAATAGCGTTGGTAGAAGAAGGAGATATTATCAAAATCAATATCCCAGAGCTTTCTATTCAGCTTGATGTATCGGAAGAAGAACTTGCTGAAAGAAAATCAAAATGGGTTCCAAGAGAACCAAAAGTGAAAACAGGTTATCTTGCAAGGTATGCATCTATGGTTACATCTGGAAACCGAGGAGCAATTTTGGAAGTGCCAAAAAACAATTAG
- the ilvB gene encoding biosynthetic-type acetolactate synthase large subunit, producing the protein MQLTGSEIVIECLKEQGVDTVFGYPGGAILNVYDALYKHRSEIRHILTSHEQGASHAADGYARATGKVGVCLATSGPGATNLVTGIATAYMDSVPLVAITCNVGVSLLGKDSFQEIDITGITMPITKHNYIVKDVNDLADTIRKAFDIARSGRPGPVLIDIPKDVTAEKAEYIKTEPIMTKKSNVEIKEEDIDLAVSMIEKSEKPFIFVGGGTVISNANQELMQFVNLVDAPVTDSLMGKGAFPGTDERYTGMLGMHGTKASNYGVSECDLLVVIGARFSDRVTGNTAKFAKNAKILQIDIDPAEMNKNVLITAGVVGDIAEVLSKINSKLKQQSHTEWIEKIKDYKQKYPLKYHEAGLTGPFIIEEIYRQTNGEAIITTEVGQHQMWAAQYYKYSEPRTLLTSGGLGTMGYGLGASLGAKVGCPDKTVINIAGDGCFRMNMNEIATAVRHQIPIIEVVINNHVLGMVRQWQNLFYEERYSATVLNDSVDFVKLAEAMGAKGICATSREEFNSAFEEALKANVPVLIDCQIDCDDKVWPMVAPGKAISDVFDEDDMK; encoded by the coding sequence GTGCAGTTGACAGGATCAGAAATAGTAATTGAATGTTTAAAAGAACAAGGCGTAGACACTGTATTTGGTTATCCGGGAGGAGCAATTCTTAATGTGTATGATGCATTATATAAACATCGTTCAGAAATACGTCATATCTTAACATCGCATGAACAAGGTGCTTCGCATGCAGCAGATGGATATGCAAGAGCTACGGGGAAAGTTGGAGTGTGTCTGGCTACCAGCGGACCTGGGGCTACCAATCTGGTAACAGGAATCGCAACTGCTTATATGGATTCCGTACCATTAGTGGCTATTACATGTAATGTAGGGGTATCGTTGCTTGGTAAGGACAGTTTTCAGGAAATAGACATTACTGGTATTACAATGCCGATTACAAAGCATAATTATATTGTAAAAGATGTAAATGATTTGGCAGACACCATTCGTAAAGCTTTTGATATTGCAAGAAGTGGCAGACCGGGACCAGTGTTGATCGATATTCCAAAAGATGTTACGGCAGAGAAAGCAGAATACATAAAAACAGAGCCTATAATGACTAAAAAATCCAATGTAGAAATTAAAGAAGAAGATATCGATTTGGCAGTTTCAATGATAGAAAAGTCTGAAAAACCATTTATTTTTGTAGGTGGCGGAACAGTGATCTCTAATGCTAACCAAGAATTGATGCAATTTGTAAATTTGGTGGATGCACCGGTTACAGATTCATTAATGGGAAAAGGAGCGTTTCCAGGAACTGATGAACGTTATACAGGAATGCTTGGAATGCATGGAACAAAAGCATCAAATTACGGTGTGAGTGAATGCGATTTATTGGTTGTAATCGGGGCCCGTTTTTCAGATCGTGTGACAGGAAACACGGCAAAATTTGCAAAAAATGCAAAAATTCTTCAGATTGATATCGATCCTGCAGAGATGAATAAAAATGTATTGATTACAGCAGGAGTTGTAGGAGATATTGCAGAAGTATTAAGTAAAATAAATAGCAAATTAAAACAGCAATCCCATACGGAGTGGATTGAAAAAATCAAAGATTATAAGCAAAAGTATCCGTTAAAATATCATGAAGCCGGACTGACAGGACCATTTATAATAGAAGAAATTTATCGCCAGACAAATGGGGAGGCAATCATTACAACAGAAGTAGGACAGCATCAGATGTGGGCAGCCCAGTATTATAAATACAGCGAGCCTAGAACGCTTCTTACATCAGGTGGCTTAGGAACAATGGGATATGGTCTTGGCGCGTCATTAGGAGCCAAGGTGGGATGTCCAGACAAGACTGTTATAAATATTGCCGGGGATGGATGTTTCCGTATGAACATGAATGAAATTGCTACAGCAGTAAGACATCAGATCCCAATTATTGAGGTAGTTATTAATAATCATGTTTTGGGTATGGTTCGTCAGTGGCAGAATTTATTTTATGAAGAGCGTTACTCGGCAACAGTGTTAAATGATAGCGTTGACTTTGTAAAATTAGCAGAAGCGATGGGCGCAAAAGGAATTTGTGCAACATCAAGAGAAGAATTCAATTCAGCTTTTGAAGAGGCATTAAAAGCAAATGTACCAGTATTGATTGATTGTCAGATTGACTGTGATGATAAGGTATGGCCGATGGTTGCACCAGGAAAAGCAATCAGTGATGTATTTGACGAAGATGATATGAAATAG
- the serC gene encoding 3-phosphoserine/phosphohydroxythreonine transaminase — MSRVYNFSAGPAVLPEEVLQAAADEMMDYKGTGMSVMEMSHRSKPFEEIITEAEADLRDLMEIPDNYKVLFLQGGASQQFAAIPMNLMKNGVADYIITGQWAKKAAQEAEKYGKVNRIASSEDKVFSYIPDCSDLPIDDNADYVYICENNTIYGTKYKELPNTKGKILVADVSSCFLSEPVDVTKYGVIYGGVQKNIGPAGTVIVIIREDLIRDDVFPGTPTMLKYKTQADAKSLYNTPPAYGIYICGKVFKWLKKMGGLEAMKERNEKKAKLLYDFLDQSQLFKGTVVKEDRSLMNVPFVTGNEELDAKFVKEAKAAGLENLKGHRTVGGMRASIYNAMPYEGVEALVAFMKKFEEENL, encoded by the coding sequence ATGAGCAGAGTGTATAACTTTTCAGCCGGACCGGCTGTGCTTCCAGAGGAAGTGCTTCAGGCAGCAGCAGATGAAATGATGGATTACAAGGGAACAGGAATGTCCGTTATGGAGATGAGCCATCGCTCGAAACCATTTGAAGAAATCATTACAGAAGCAGAAGCAGACCTGCGAGATTTGATGGAAATTCCGGATAATTATAAAGTGTTATTCCTGCAGGGTGGAGCTTCACAGCAATTTGCTGCAATTCCAATGAATCTGATGAAAAATGGTGTGGCAGATTACATCATTACAGGACAATGGGCAAAAAAAGCAGCACAGGAAGCAGAAAAATATGGAAAGGTAAACAGAATTGCTTCATCTGAGGATAAAGTATTTTCTTATATACCGGATTGCTCGGATCTTCCGATTGATGATAATGCGGATTATGTATATATCTGTGAAAATAATACAATCTATGGAACAAAGTATAAGGAGCTTCCAAATACAAAAGGAAAGATTTTAGTAGCGGATGTTTCTTCTTGCTTTTTGTCTGAACCTGTTGATGTGACAAAATATGGTGTTATTTATGGTGGAGTTCAGAAAAATATCGGACCGGCCGGAACAGTTATCGTTATTATTCGTGAAGACCTGATTCGTGACGATGTATTTCCGGGTACACCTACAATGTTGAAATACAAAACACAGGCAGATGCAAAATCTTTGTATAATACACCGCCGGCATATGGCATTTATATTTGTGGTAAAGTATTCAAATGGCTCAAGAAAATGGGTGGACTTGAAGCAATGAAAGAAAGAAATGAAAAGAAAGCAAAATTACTTTATGATTTTCTGGATCAGAGTCAGTTATTTAAGGGAACAGTTGTTAAAGAAGACCGCTCCTTGATGAATGTTCCTTTTGTAACAGGAAATGAAGAATTAGATGCCAAATTTGTAAAAGAAGCAAAAGCAGCTGGACTTGAAAACCTGAAAGGACATAGAACAGTTGGTGGTATGCGTGCCAGCATTTATAATGCAATGCCATATGAAGGTGTTGAAGCACTCGTTGCATTTATGAAAAAATTTGAGGAGGAGAACTTATAA
- a CDS encoding phosphoglycerate dehydrogenase, with protein MYNYHCLNPIAQIGLDIFNEAYQKTDAVDNADAILVRSAAMHDMEFSTSLKAIARAGAGVNNIPLDKCAEKGIVVFNTPGANANGVKELVIAGMLLASRDVIGGIDWVKEHEADADLAKAAEKAKKAFAGTEIQGKKLGVIGLGAIGVLVANAAVHLGMDVYGYDPYVSVDSAWKLSRNIHHAKTVDEIYKECDYITIHVPALDSTKGMINRDAIQLMKENVVVLNFARDVLVDTGAMVEALEEGKVRRYVTDFPIPEIAGVKGAIVIPHLGASTEESEDNCAVMAAKELRDYLENGNITHSVNYPDCNMGTKEESGHRITILHKNIPNMLGQFTALLAQENMNISQMTNKSRKEYAYVMIDVEAEVTQELEEKLNVIEGVLKVRVIK; from the coding sequence ATGTATAATTATCATTGCTTAAATCCAATCGCACAGATTGGTTTGGATATTTTCAATGAAGCTTATCAGAAAACAGATGCAGTTGATAATGCGGATGCAATTTTAGTCCGTAGCGCAGCAATGCATGATATGGAGTTTTCAACATCCTTAAAAGCTATTGCACGTGCAGGTGCTGGAGTGAATAATATTCCATTAGATAAGTGTGCAGAAAAAGGTATTGTTGTTTTCAATACACCAGGTGCAAACGCAAATGGTGTAAAAGAGCTTGTGATTGCAGGTATGTTGCTTGCATCCAGAGATGTTATCGGTGGAATTGACTGGGTAAAAGAGCATGAAGCAGATGCGGATTTAGCAAAAGCAGCTGAAAAGGCAAAAAAAGCATTTGCAGGAACAGAGATACAGGGTAAGAAACTTGGTGTGATTGGTCTTGGAGCAATTGGGGTATTGGTTGCCAATGCAGCAGTACATCTTGGAATGGACGTGTATGGGTATGATCCATATGTTTCCGTAGATTCTGCATGGAAGCTTTCAAGAAATATTCATCATGCGAAGACAGTGGATGAAATATATAAAGAATGCGATTATATTACAATCCATGTTCCGGCCTTAGATAGCACAAAAGGGATGATTAATCGTGATGCTATTCAGTTGATGAAAGAAAATGTTGTTGTATTGAATTTTGCAAGAGATGTCCTGGTAGATACAGGAGCAATGGTTGAAGCGTTGGAAGAAGGAAAAGTGAGACGTTATGTAACAGATTTTCCAATTCCGGAAATTGCAGGAGTAAAAGGAGCAATTGTAATTCCGCATCTTGGAGCATCTACAGAGGAATCAGAAGATAATTGTGCTGTTATGGCAGCAAAAGAATTACGTGATTATCTGGAAAATGGAAATATTACTCATTCTGTAAATTATCCAGATTGTAATATGGGAACAAAAGAAGAGAGTGGACACCGCATTACTATTCTTCATAAAAATATTCCAAACATGTTAGGTCAGTTCACAGCATTGCTTGCACAGGAAAATATGAATATTTCTCAGATGACTAACAAGAGTAGAAAAGAGTATGCATATGTTATGATTGATGTTGAAGCAGAAGTAACGCAGGAATTGGAAGAAAAATTGAATGTTATCGAAGGTGTTTTGAAGGTTAGAGTGATTAAATAA
- a CDS encoding 2-isopropylmalate synthase, with amino-acid sequence MENRKVFMNKQTNLLELEEHMYPLVDVETPNVFRNLFHYDEIPKIAFNDRIVPHHMPEEIWITDTTFRDGQQSRAPYTTEQIVTIYDYFHRLGGPQGKIRQSEFFLYSKKDRDAVYKCLEKGYKFPEVTSWIRASKKDFQLVKDIGLKETGILVSCSDYHIFYKLKMTRREAMEHYLSVVRECMETGVRPRCHLEDITRSDIYGFVIPFCLELMKLMEEYQIPVKIRVCDTMGYGVNFPGAVIPRSIPGIIYGLMVHAGVPSELIEFHGHNDFYKAVNNSTTAWLYGASGVNCSLFGIGERTGNTPLEAMVFEYAQLRGTLDGMDTRVITELADYYEKEIGYKVPSRTPFVGKNFNVTRAGIHADGMLKNEEIYNIFDTDKFLGRPALVSVSNTSGIAGIVYWINAYYKLPKERQVDKTSMLVTTLKSWVDKQYEEGRVTVLTDEELVDKIDSICEELHITL; translated from the coding sequence ATGGAAAATAGAAAAGTATTTATGAATAAGCAGACAAATCTTTTGGAACTAGAAGAACATATGTATCCGCTCGTGGATGTGGAAACACCAAATGTATTCCGCAATTTATTTCATTATGATGAGATTCCTAAGATTGCATTTAATGATCGTATTGTTCCTCATCATATGCCGGAAGAAATCTGGATTACAGATACTACATTTCGTGACGGACAGCAATCGAGGGCTCCTTATACAACAGAACAGATTGTAACAATTTATGATTATTTTCATCGTTTAGGTGGACCGCAGGGAAAGATTCGTCAAAGTGAATTTTTCCTTTACAGTAAAAAAGACCGTGATGCAGTTTACAAATGTCTTGAAAAAGGATATAAATTTCCAGAAGTTACAAGTTGGATCCGTGCAAGCAAAAAAGATTTTCAATTGGTTAAAGATATCGGCTTGAAAGAAACAGGAATTTTGGTAAGTTGTTCAGATTATCATATTTTTTATAAATTAAAAATGACACGACGTGAAGCAATGGAACATTATTTATCAGTTGTGCGTGAATGTATGGAAACAGGAGTGCGTCCGAGATGTCATTTGGAAGATATTACAAGATCTGACATTTATGGTTTTGTTATTCCTTTCTGTTTAGAATTGATGAAACTGATGGAAGAATATCAGATTCCAGTTAAGATTCGTGTGTGCGATACAATGGGATATGGAGTGAATTTCCCGGGTGCAGTAATCCCACGATCTATTCCAGGAATTATTTATGGATTGATGGTACATGCTGGTGTTCCAAGTGAGTTGATCGAGTTCCATGGACATAATGATTTCTATAAAGCAGTTAATAATTCAACTACTGCATGGCTTTACGGAGCATCAGGAGTAAACTGTTCCTTGTTTGGGATTGGAGAACGTACAGGAAACACCCCATTGGAAGCAATGGTCTTCGAATATGCACAATTACGCGGTACATTAGATGGTATGGATACAAGAGTGATAACAGAATTGGCTGATTACTATGAAAAAGAAATTGGGTATAAAGTTCCATCAAGAACACCGTTTGTAGGAAAGAACTTCAATGTAACAAGAGCCGGAATCCATGCAGATGGAATGTTGAAAAACGAAGAAATTTATAACATATTTGATACAGATAAATTTTTAGGAAGACCTGCGTTGGTTTCTGTATCAAATACTTCCGGAATAGCTGGGATTGTGTATTGGATCAATGCTTATTATAAATTGCCAAAAGAGAGACAGGTCGACAAAACATCTATGCTTGTAACAACATTAAAATCATGGGTTGACAAACAATATGAAGAAGGTCGAGTTACGGTCTTGACAGATGAGGAATTAGTTGACAAAATAGATAGTATATGTGAGGAATTACATATTACATTGTAA
- a CDS encoding GntR family transcriptional regulator, translated as MEDYQDHSLSSRVFQKIREDIIKGKYQEHDELRENTIGKELGVSRTPVREALRQLELEGLVTIVPNKGAYVTGISTKDVMDIYAIRSMLEGLCARWATENITEEQLDELEEIVLLSEFHTKKEGGSNAEQVTVLDGRFHTVLYEASGSRILSRTMIDFHKFVQRARKSSVISEERARKSIREHKQILRAIKDKDTDLAEQLANEHIMHVIQNLKKQGYDETE; from the coding sequence ATGGAAGACTATCAGGATCATTCCTTAAGCAGTCGTGTATTCCAGAAGATCCGAGAAGATATTATAAAAGGAAAATATCAGGAGCATGATGAATTAAGAGAAAATACCATCGGCAAAGAACTTGGGGTTAGTCGTACACCGGTACGTGAAGCACTAAGACAATTAGAATTAGAAGGACTTGTTACGATTGTTCCAAACAAAGGTGCGTATGTGACAGGAATTTCAACGAAAGATGTAATGGATATTTATGCAATACGCTCTATGTTGGAAGGGTTGTGTGCACGTTGGGCAACAGAAAATATTACAGAAGAGCAATTGGATGAATTAGAAGAGATTGTATTACTTTCTGAATTTCATACAAAGAAAGAAGGAGGAAGTAATGCAGAGCAGGTGACCGTATTAGATGGAAGATTCCATACAGTGCTTTATGAGGCAAGCGGAAGCAGAATATTAAGTCGTACGATGATTGATTTTCACAAATTTGTACAGCGCGCCAGAAAGTCTTCAGTTATTTCTGAGGAACGTGCCAGAAAATCAATTCGAGAACATAAACAGATTTTACGTGCGATTAAAGATAAAGATACAGATTTAGCTGAGCAGTTGGCAAATGAACATATTATGCATGTGATTCAGAATTTAAAAAAACAAGGATATGACGAAACAGAATAG
- a CDS encoding NADP-dependent isocitrate dehydrogenase, giving the protein MAKIKMATPIVEMDGDEMTRILWKMIKENLLEPFIELNTEYYDLGLEHRNETNDQVTIDSAIATKKYKVAVKCATITPNAARMDEYDLKEMWKSPNGTIRAILDGTVFRAPIVVKGIEPCVKNWKKPITIARHAYGDVYKGSEMKIPAAGKVELVYTAEDGTQTKELVHEFDGPGIVQGMHNINSSIESFARSCFNYALDTKQDLWFATKDTISKKYDHTFKDIFQEIYDAEYDGKFKEAGIEYFYTLIDDAVARVMKSEGGYIWACKNYDGDVMSDMVSSAFGSLAMMTSVLVSPDGYYEYEAAHGTVQRHYYKHLKGEETSTNSVATIFAWTGALRKRGEMDGNAELMEFADRLDKATIDTIEAGEMTKDLALITTIENPTVLNSEEFIKAIAKRL; this is encoded by the coding sequence ATGGCAAAAATCAAAATGGCAACACCTATCGTTGAAATGGATGGAGATGAAATGACAAGAATTCTCTGGAAGATGATCAAAGAGAATTTGTTGGAACCATTTATTGAACTGAATACAGAATATTATGATTTGGGTCTGGAACATAGAAATGAAACAAATGATCAGGTAACGATTGATTCGGCAATTGCGACAAAAAAATATAAGGTTGCTGTAAAATGTGCGACAATTACTCCGAACGCAGCTCGTATGGATGAATACGATCTTAAAGAAATGTGGAAGAGCCCAAATGGAACAATTCGTGCAATTTTGGATGGAACTGTTTTTCGTGCACCAATCGTTGTGAAAGGAATCGAACCTTGTGTAAAAAATTGGAAAAAACCAATCACAATTGCAAGACATGCATATGGAGATGTATATAAGGGATCTGAAATGAAAATTCCTGCTGCCGGAAAAGTAGAATTGGTTTATACAGCAGAAGACGGAACACAGACAAAAGAACTCGTACATGAGTTTGACGGACCGGGTATTGTACAGGGTATGCACAATATTAATTCCTCTATCGAAAGTTTTGCAAGAAGCTGTTTCAACTACGCATTAGATACAAAACAAGATTTATGGTTTGCGACAAAAGATACAATTTCTAAGAAATATGACCATACATTTAAAGATATTTTCCAGGAAATTTATGACGCTGAGTACGATGGAAAATTTAAAGAAGCTGGAATTGAGTATTTCTATACACTGATTGATGATGCAGTTGCACGCGTAATGAAATCAGAAGGTGGTTATATCTGGGCATGTAAGAACTATGATGGAGATGTTATGAGTGATATGGTTTCTTCTGCATTTGGTTCCCTTGCAATGATGACATCTGTACTTGTTTCTCCAGATGGATACTATGAATATGAAGCAGCTCATGGTACAGTACAGCGCCACTACTACAAACATCTGAAGGGTGAAGAGACATCTACAAACTCTGTAGCAACTATTTTTGCATGGACAGGAGCACTTAGAAAACGTGGTGAGATGGATGGAAATGCAGAATTAATGGAATTTGCAGATCGTCTTGACAAGGCAACAATTGATACAATTGAAGCAGGAGAGATGACAAAAGATCTTGCACTTATTACTACAATAGAAAATCCAACAGTTCTCAATAGTGAAGAATTTATTAAAGCAATTGCAAAAAGATTATAA
- the abc-f gene encoding ribosomal protection-like ABC-F family protein, which translates to MILACHNLNKSFGERIIVKDGSFHIEDREKVAFVGVNGAGKSTILKMIIGEEPTDSGNIVLTKGKTIGYLAQQQNLISGNSIYEELKTAKADIIKLEEQIRTIEHELKGLSGDELQTRLNTYNRLMSEFESKNGYAYESEIIGVLKGLGFQENEFSKEASTLSGGQKTRVSLGKLLLTKPDILLLDEPTNHLDLNSISWLETYLLNYPGAVFIVSHDRFFLNRVVTKVVEIDQGHLRMYNGNYKDYAEKKRQLRDAQMKEYLNQQREIKHQEAVIEKLKSFNREKSIKRAESREKMLDKIERIDKPMDSTQEMHFELNPSCISGNDVLTVEHLTKRFETQTLFSDISFEIKRGEHVAIIGDNGTGKTTLLKILNQVLDADEGAFTLGSKVKIGYYDQEHHVLHDNKTIFEEISDDYPSLTNTQIRNTLAAFQFTADDVFKLIRDLSGGEKGRVSLAKLMLSEANFLILDEPTNHLDITSKEILEQALNDYTGTILYVSHDRYFINQTASRILELVNQTFVNYIGNYDYYLEKKEELTAKYAPVSPETSVNSKVTNPNTFSESQEPFGQKLSWQEQKEAQARERKRKNDLKKTEERIAVLETRNQEIDELMTQEDIYSNSVKCQELAIEKSSNEEELETLYEQWADLAEE; encoded by the coding sequence ATGATACTTGCATGTCATAATCTAAATAAATCTTTCGGGGAACGCATCATTGTAAAAGATGGTTCTTTCCATATTGAAGATAGAGAAAAGGTTGCTTTTGTCGGTGTGAATGGTGCCGGAAAATCAACAATTTTAAAAATGATCATTGGCGAAGAGCCAACAGACAGCGGGAATATTGTTCTTACAAAAGGGAAAACAATTGGTTATCTTGCACAGCAGCAAAATCTAATCAGTGGAAATAGTATTTACGAAGAATTAAAAACTGCAAAAGCAGACATTATAAAACTTGAAGAACAAATTCGTACGATTGAACACGAATTAAAGGGCTTATCCGGTGATGAATTACAGACTCGCTTGAATACTTACAACCGTCTGATGTCTGAATTTGAATCCAAGAACGGATATGCATATGAAAGTGAAATCATAGGGGTGTTAAAAGGACTTGGTTTTCAGGAAAATGAGTTTTCAAAGGAAGCCAGCACGCTATCAGGTGGACAAAAAACGCGTGTTTCCTTAGGCAAACTTCTGTTAACAAAACCAGATATCCTATTATTAGATGAGCCGACCAACCATTTGGACTTAAATTCTATATCCTGGTTAGAAACATATCTGTTAAATTACCCGGGAGCTGTATTCATCGTATCACATGACCGTTTCTTCTTAAACAGAGTCGTAACTAAGGTTGTTGAAATAGATCAAGGGCATCTTCGTATGTATAATGGTAATTATAAAGATTACGCCGAAAAAAAACGTCAGTTACGCGATGCACAGATGAAAGAATATTTAAATCAACAAAGAGAAATCAAACACCAAGAGGCAGTAATTGAAAAATTAAAATCTTTTAATCGAGAAAAATCTATCAAGCGTGCTGAAAGCCGCGAAAAAATGCTTGACAAAATAGAACGTATTGACAAACCGATGGATTCCACACAGGAAATGCATTTTGAGCTGAATCCATCTTGTATCAGTGGTAATGATGTTTTAACAGTTGAACATTTAACAAAAAGATTTGAGACGCAAACCCTGTTTTCCGATATTTCATTTGAAATCAAACGTGGTGAGCATGTTGCAATCATCGGAGATAACGGAACCGGAAAAACAACTTTATTAAAAATTTTAAATCAGGTATTAGATGCCGATGAAGGTGCTTTTACTTTAGGTTCTAAGGTAAAGATTGGATACTATGATCAGGAGCACCACGTACTTCATGATAATAAGACTATTTTTGAAGAAATTTCCGATGACTATCCATCACTAACAAATACTCAGATTCGAAACACTTTAGCTGCTTTTCAGTTTACTGCAGACGATGTGTTTAAACTCATCCGTGATTTAAGCGGTGGTGAAAAAGGTCGTGTTTCGCTTGCAAAATTAATGCTCTCCGAAGCAAACTTTTTGATTCTTGATGAGCCCACAAACCATTTGGATATCACTTCAAAGGAAATTCTTGAGCAGGCCTTAAACGATTATACCGGAACAATCTTATATGTTTCTCATGACCGTTATTTTATTAATCAGACTGCTTCACGTATTTTGGAATTGGTAAACCAGACATTTGTAAATTACATTGGAAACTATGACTATTATCTTGAGAAAAAAGAGGAATTAACTGCAAAATATGCTCCTGTTTCTCCGGAAACTTCTGTCAATTCAAAAGTTACTAATCCAAACACTTTTTCTGAATCTCAGGAGCCTTTTGGTCAAAAGTTAAGTTGGCAAGAGCAGAAAGAAGCACAGGCTCGTGAGCGAAAGCGTAAAAATGATTTAAAAAAGACAGAAGAACGAATTGCTGTTTTAGAAACACGAAATCAGGAAATTGATGAATTGATGACACAAGAAGATATTTATTCTAATTCTGTAAAATGTCAGGAACTCGCTATTGAAAAATCTTCAAATGAAGAAGAATTAGAAACCCTTTATGAACAATGGGCTGATTTAGCCGAAGAATAG